The genome window GCGAGGCGAGGAGCCGGTCCACCGCGAGGGAGAGGCCGCTCGAATGCTCGCGGGGCAGGAGCGGCTCGACCGCGACGGCGCGTCCGTCGGCCGCGAGCGCGACGGAGCCGTCGGGCGCGGCCGTGTCAATTCCCAGGGTATAGCGCATGCTGCCACCGGTCCCGGTCCAGGAGTCCTTCCATGAGGATCGCATCCCAGCGCGCTCCCCGTCCCCGCGCGCGCAGCTCGCGTCCGCCCTCCTCGACGTAGCGAAGCTCGAGCTCGAGGCGGTCGGGCGGGAG of Candidatus Eisenbacteria bacterium contains these proteins:
- a CDS encoding tRNA (adenosine(37)-N6)-threonylcarbamoyltransferase complex ATPase subunit type 1 TsaE; amino-acid sequence: EGVPRVVHADLYRVRSQEEVPGLALDDLVHPDGILIVEWADRGGSKLPPDRLELELRYVEEGGRELRARGRGARWDAILMEGLLDRDRWQHALYPGN